One genomic region from Natrinema caseinilyticum encodes:
- a CDS encoding multiprotein bridging factor aMBF1, whose translation MVQCEMCGAETSSPKTIKVEGAKLDVCSNCTDFGTEVKQPASSSASTKYSTGSSSSSSSGGGQSAGSSTGSSSSSSSSQRRRTDMFDDMEELATDYDDRVRNARESKGLSQSDLANELNEKASLIRKIERGDTLPSDRVQSKLENYLDIDLSAEGSSGGDSEWSGGSSTGSYTLGDVVKRKD comes from the coding sequence ATGGTTCAGTGCGAGATGTGTGGGGCCGAGACGTCGTCCCCGAAGACCATCAAAGTCGAGGGCGCGAAGTTAGACGTGTGTTCGAACTGTACCGACTTCGGAACCGAGGTGAAACAGCCCGCGAGTTCGAGTGCGTCCACGAAGTACTCGACCGGTTCGAGTTCGTCGTCCTCGAGCGGTGGCGGTCAGTCCGCCGGCTCGAGTACCGGCTCGTCGAGTTCGAGTAGCTCGAGCCAGCGCCGCCGGACGGACATGTTCGACGACATGGAAGAACTCGCGACTGACTACGACGACCGGGTCCGCAACGCCCGCGAGAGCAAGGGGCTCAGTCAGTCCGATCTCGCGAACGAACTCAACGAGAAAGCGAGCCTGATCCGTAAGATCGAGCGCGGTGATACGCTCCCGAGCGACCGCGTGCAGTCGAAACTCGAAAACTACCTCGATATCGATCTGAGCGCGGAGGGGAGTTCCGGCGGGGACTCGGAGTGGTCCGGCGGCTCCTCGACGGGGAGTTACACCCTCGGCGACGTCGTCAAGCGCAAGGACTGA
- the tpiA gene encoding triose-phosphate isomerase, whose protein sequence is MFVLVNLKTYPCDPVAVAEAVRDVDDTTDARLAVAPQAAHLERVADTGAETWAQHVDSVEYGSNTGHTLAEAAVDAGAVGTLINHSERRLKLAAIDGSVRAAERAGLETVVCANNPAQIGAAAALGPDAVAVEPPALIGTGTPVSQADPDVVEDAVEAAENVDSDVSVLCGAGISTGEDVVAAGDLGAEGVLLASGVAKADDPTAALENLVEPL, encoded by the coding sequence ATGTTCGTCCTCGTTAACCTGAAGACGTATCCGTGTGATCCGGTCGCCGTTGCGGAGGCCGTCCGCGACGTCGACGATACCACAGACGCTCGCCTGGCCGTCGCGCCACAGGCGGCGCATTTGGAACGGGTTGCCGATACGGGCGCGGAGACGTGGGCCCAACACGTCGATTCGGTCGAGTACGGGAGCAACACCGGCCACACGCTCGCGGAGGCTGCCGTCGACGCCGGTGCGGTCGGGACGCTGATCAACCACTCCGAGCGACGACTGAAACTGGCAGCGATCGACGGATCGGTCAGGGCGGCCGAGCGGGCCGGTCTCGAGACGGTCGTCTGCGCGAACAATCCGGCCCAGATCGGCGCGGCCGCGGCCCTGGGTCCGGATGCCGTCGCCGTCGAACCGCCTGCACTCATCGGGACCGGCACACCGGTCAGCCAGGCCGATCCCGACGTCGTCGAGGACGCCGTCGAGGCGGCCGAAAACGTCGATTCGGACGTCTCGGTTCTCTGTGGTGCGGGAATCAGCACGGGCGAAGACGTCGTCGCGGCCGGCGATCTCGGCGCCGAGGGCGTTTTGCTGGCGAGCGGGGTCGCCAAAGCGGACGATCCCACGGCCGCACTCGAGAATCTGGTCGAACCGCTGTAA
- a CDS encoding toll/interleukin-1 receptor domain-containing protein — protein sequence MSGEQVFVSHAPDDLSLVQDLFSTVKNFPFGVHITLEEIESGRFRKRLEGRLANSDVVVAILTEDATDNTWIDQEIGYAVAKGILVLPLSDEGVSRRGYISDVEGVTIDRNNLSFTIFNLLCRLRSELAPLGALSVPNWYIRFPCTVPDCGHPVTLELEQGQTKLWKLHAHGKYLTTSCEVCESTYYFNPATIGFLGREDGISRQSASRSRS from the coding sequence ATGAGTGGAGAACAGGTGTTCGTTTCACACGCTCCCGACGACCTCAGCCTCGTTCAGGACCTGTTCTCCACGGTCAAGAACTTCCCATTTGGCGTTCATATCACACTCGAGGAGATCGAATCGGGTCGCTTCCGAAAGCGACTCGAGGGTCGTCTCGCCAACAGTGACGTCGTCGTCGCCATCCTGACCGAGGACGCGACCGATAATACGTGGATCGACCAGGAAATCGGGTACGCGGTGGCCAAAGGGATTCTGGTGTTGCCGTTGAGCGACGAGGGGGTGAGTCGCCGCGGCTACATCAGCGACGTCGAGGGCGTGACGATCGATCGAAACAATCTCTCGTTTACCATCTTCAATCTCCTCTGTCGGTTGCGAAGCGAACTCGCACCACTAGGGGCGCTGTCGGTTCCGAACTGGTATATCCGGTTTCCGTGTACGGTCCCCGACTGCGGCCACCCGGTCACGCTCGAACTCGAGCAGGGACAGACGAAACTCTGGAAACTCCACGCCCACGGAAAATACCTGACGACGTCGTGTGAGGTTTGCGAGTCGACGTACTACTTCAACCCGGCGACGATCGGATTCCTGGGTCGGGAAGACGGAATTAGCCGTCAATCGGCTTCCCGGAGCCGTTCGTAG